One Campylobacter sputorum subsp. sputorum DNA segment encodes these proteins:
- the napA gene encoding nitrate reductase catalytic subunit NapA, translating into MDRRSFIKSAASAAACSSAGIAIPSSVLADANSAENGWRWDKSVCRFCGTGCGIMVATKDGKIVAVKGDPAAPVNRGLNCIKGYFNAKIMYGADRLQNPLLRVNSNDEFDKNGKFKEVSWKRAFDEMEKQFKKAYNELGPTGIGVFGSGQYTIQEGYAAAKLIKGGFRSNNIDPNARHCMASAVVGFMQTFGIDEPSGCYDDIELTDTIVTWGANMAEMHPILWSRVSDRKLSNPQKVKVVNLSTFSTRTSNLADIEIIFRPQTDLAIWNYIAREIVYNYPEMIDKNFIDKHCVFTTGPVNIGYGMRKDIKYAKYQPSELDTTAKQKSKILSDAEGVTLAYLGMKSGDEMENSNATKAGNHWQISFDEFKKALEPYTLDFVANLAKGDANEDIEQFKGKLKSLADLYIEQNRKVVSFWTMGFNQHTRGTWVNEQSYMVHFLLGKQAKPGNGAFSLTGQPSACGTAREVGTFSHRLPADMVVANPKHREITEKIWKLPAGTINPKNGSHFMQIMRDLEDGKIKFAWVQVNNPWQNTANANHWIKAAREMDNFIVVSDAYPGISAKVADLILPSAMIYEKWGAYGNAERRTQHWKQQVIPVGNAMSDTWQMLEFSKRFKLKEVWGEKKIDDKLTLPNVLSEAISMGYKEDDTLFDVLFANDEAKKFPINDIIMEGFDNTEVKGDDRKVVGSDDKEFEGYGFFVQKYLWEEYRKFGIGHGHDLADFDTYHKVRGLRWPVVNGKETQWRFNTKYDPYAKLSAPNDEFAFYGNAKASLPNGDLRGVTSGEQKFPLANKAKIFFRPYMDPPETPNNEYPFWLSTGRVLEHWHSGTMTMRVPELYRAVPEALCYMNELDGSKLGVSQNDVVWIESRRGKVKAKVDFRGRNKPPVGLVYVPWFDEKVYINKVCLDATCPLSNQTDFKKCAVKIYKA; encoded by the coding sequence ATGGATAGACGTAGCTTTATAAAGAGTGCGGCTAGTGCGGCGGCTTGCAGTAGTGCTGGGATAGCAATTCCTAGTTCTGTTTTGGCTGATGCAAATAGTGCCGAAAATGGCTGGCGTTGGGATAAATCGGTATGCCGTTTTTGTGGAACTGGATGTGGCATAATGGTTGCTACAAAAGATGGCAAAATAGTTGCAGTAAAAGGCGATCCTGCTGCACCGGTTAATCGCGGGCTAAACTGCATAAAAGGTTATTTTAATGCTAAGATTATGTATGGAGCCGATAGACTTCAAAACCCACTTTTAAGAGTAAATTCAAATGATGAGTTTGATAAAAATGGTAAATTTAAAGAAGTTAGTTGGAAAAGAGCTTTTGATGAGATGGAAAAGCAGTTTAAAAAAGCTTATAATGAGCTTGGTCCAACTGGCATTGGTGTTTTTGGAAGTGGTCAATACACAATCCAAGAAGGATATGCGGCTGCAAAACTGATAAAAGGTGGATTTAGAAGTAACAACATTGATCCAAATGCGAGACATTGTATGGCAAGTGCTGTTGTTGGTTTTATGCAAACATTTGGTATTGATGAGCCAAGCGGCTGTTATGACGATATAGAACTAACCGATACTATCGTAACTTGGGGCGCAAATATGGCTGAAATGCATCCGATTTTATGGAGTAGAGTAAGTGATAGAAAACTAAGCAATCCGCAAAAAGTAAAAGTTGTAAATTTATCTACATTTTCAACAAGAACTTCAAATTTAGCCGATATCGAAATCATTTTTAGACCTCAAACAGATCTTGCTATTTGGAACTACATAGCAAGAGAGATAGTTTATAACTATCCTGAAATGATAGATAAAAATTTCATTGATAAACATTGCGTATTTACAACAGGACCTGTAAATATTGGCTATGGTATGAGAAAAGATATAAAATATGCTAAATATCAGCCAAGTGAACTTGACACTACTGCTAAACAAAAATCAAAAATTTTAAGCGATGCCGAGGGCGTAACTTTAGCTTATCTTGGTATGAAAAGTGGCGATGAAATGGAAAACTCAAATGCCACAAAAGCTGGCAATCATTGGCAAATAAGTTTTGATGAGTTTAAAAAAGCACTTGAACCTTATACGCTTGATTTTGTTGCAAATTTAGCAAAAGGCGATGCAAATGAAGATATAGAGCAGTTTAAAGGTAAGCTAAAATCTCTTGCAGATCTTTATATAGAGCAAAATAGAAAAGTTGTAAGCTTTTGGACAATGGGCTTTAATCAACACACAAGAGGAACTTGGGTAAATGAACAAAGCTATATGGTGCATTTTTTACTTGGCAAACAAGCAAAACCGGGAAATGGTGCATTTTCTTTAACAGGACAACCAAGTGCGTGTGGAACCGCTAGAGAGGTTGGTACTTTTTCACACAGACTTCCTGCTGATATGGTTGTTGCTAATCCAAAACACAGAGAGATAACAGAGAAAATTTGGAAACTTCCAGCTGGTACAATAAATCCAAAAAATGGTTCACATTTTATGCAAATTATGCGTGATTTAGAAGACGGAAAGATTAAATTTGCATGGGTGCAAGTAAATAATCCTTGGCAAAATACCGCAAATGCAAATCACTGGATAAAAGCAGCTAGGGAAATGGATAATTTTATAGTTGTAAGTGATGCATATCCCGGAATTTCTGCAAAAGTAGCAGATTTGATACTTCCAAGTGCTATGATATATGAAAAATGGGGTGCTTATGGGAATGCTGAGCGTAGAACACAGCACTGGAAACAACAAGTAATTCCAGTTGGAAATGCAATGAGCGATACTTGGCAGATGTTAGAGTTTTCTAAGCGTTTTAAACTAAAAGAAGTTTGGGGCGAAAAAAAGATAGATGATAAACTAACTTTACCTAATGTTTTATCAGAGGCCATTTCTATGGGTTATAAAGAAGATGATACTCTTTTTGATGTGCTTTTTGCTAATGATGAGGCCAAAAAATTCCCTATAAATGATATTATAATGGAAGGTTTTGACAATACTGAAGTTAAAGGCGATGATAGAAAAGTTGTAGGAAGCGATGATAAAGAATTTGAGGGATATGGATTTTTTGTGCAAAAATATCTTTGGGAAGAGTATCGTAAATTTGGTATAGGCCATGGTCATGATTTAGCGGATTTTGATACATATCATAAAGTTAGAGGTCTAAGATGGCCTGTTGTAAATGGCAAAGAAACGCAGTGGAGATTTAATACAAAATACGATCCTTATGCTAAACTTTCGGCTCCTAATGATGAATTTGCATTTTATGGTAATGCAAAAGCAAGTTTGCCAAATGGCGATTTAAGAGGCGTAACAAGTGGCGAGCAGAAATTTCCTTTAGCAAATAAAGCTAAAATTTTCTTCCGTCCTTATATGGATCCACCAGAAACTCCAAATAATGAATATCCATTTTGGTTAAGCACGGGCAGGGTTTTAGAGCATTGGCATAGTGGAACTATGACTATGAGAGTTCCAGAGCTTTATAGAGCTGTTCCAGAGGCACTTTGTTATATGAATGAGCTTGATGGCTCAAAACTAGGGGTTTCTCAAAATGATGTAGTTTGGATTGAGTCTCGTCGTGGAAAAGTTAAAGCAAAAGTTGATTTTAGAGGTAGAAATAAGCCCCCAGTCGGTCTTGTATATGTGCCTTGGTTTGATGAAAAAGTGTATATAAATAAAGTTTGTTTAGATGCAACCTGTCCTCTTTCAAACCAAACTGACTTTAAAAAATGTGCAGTAAAAATTTATAAAGCGTAA
- the napG gene encoding ferredoxin-type protein NapG: MQRREALKKGFKIASLLLCGGFIWSVGAKGDSKVFLRPPGALKEQNFISKCIKCGLCVKACPYNTLKLASINHSAAIGTPFFMPRNIPCYMCEDIPCAEICPTGALDINLLKTNGKLDIKKSKMGVAIVDDKTCVAYWGIQCDICYRACPVMDKALFLDYKHNERTSKHAFLLPVIDSTYCTGCGKCERACITKKASISVIPREFVIGKSNDNYVKGWIEGADKKLKDADTKIYLDKKETLDYLNSENLQ, encoded by the coding sequence ATGCAAAGAAGAGAGGCTTTAAAAAAGGGTTTTAAGATAGCAAGTTTGCTACTTTGTGGCGGTTTTATTTGGAGTGTTGGAGCAAAAGGAGATAGTAAGGTTTTTTTACGACCACCTGGTGCACTTAAAGAGCAAAATTTTATATCAAAGTGTATAAAATGCGGTCTTTGTGTTAAAGCCTGTCCATATAATACTCTAAAGCTAGCTAGTATCAATCATAGTGCCGCCATTGGAACACCTTTTTTTATGCCAAGAAACATACCATGTTATATGTGTGAGGATATACCTTGTGCTGAAATTTGTCCAACAGGTGCTTTAGATATAAATTTGTTAAAAACTAATGGCAAACTTGATATCAAAAAATCCAAAATGGGCGTTGCTATAGTAGATGATAAAACCTGTGTTGCTTACTGGGGAATTCAATGCGATATTTGTTATAGAGCTTGTCCTGTTATGGATAAGGCTTTGTTTTTGGATTATAAACACAATGAAAGAACAAGCAAACATGCGTTTTTATTACCTGTTATAGATAGCACTTATTGTACCGGATGTGGAAAATGCGAAAGAGCCTGTATAACCAAAAAAGCTTCTATAAGTGTAATTCCTAGAGAATTTGTTATTGGAAAAAGTAATGATAATTATGTAAAAGGCTGGATTGAAGGGGCTGATAAAAAGCTAAAAGACGCTGATACTAAAATTTATTTAGATAAAAAAGAAACACTTGATTACTTAAATAGCGAGAATTTACAATGA
- the napH gene encoding quinol dehydrogenase ferredoxin subunit NapH has product MKYGFISKISQIIILIVFIVGNFYGLNVLKGDLSSSVLFNTIPLSDPFAVLQIYLASFSISLNAIIGAFVIFCVYSLIAPRVFCSWVCPVNLITSFAYFIKQKFGINKDTKVLNLSKNLRYFLLILSFVLSFLLGVPAFENISYIGIVQRGIIFLDLSVILWILAIFIFELYISDRGICSHICPLGAFYAIISKFSLIRVHYDMKDCSKCMDCKSVCPEKHVLNMVGKENGYVSSECISCGKCIDICKHNSLKFDIRSLRRK; this is encoded by the coding sequence ATAAAATACGGCTTTATTTCTAAAATATCTCAAATTATTATTTTGATTGTTTTTATTGTTGGAAATTTTTATGGACTTAATGTTTTAAAAGGCGATTTAAGTTCATCTGTGCTGTTTAACACTATCCCATTAAGTGATCCATTTGCAGTGCTTCAAATTTATCTAGCTAGTTTTAGTATAAGTTTAAACGCTATAATTGGAGCTTTTGTGATATTTTGTGTATATTCGCTTATCGCTCCAAGAGTGTTTTGTTCTTGGGTTTGTCCTGTAAATTTGATAACCTCTTTTGCGTATTTTATCAAACAAAAATTCGGCATAAACAAAGATACAAAAGTTTTAAATTTATCAAAAAATTTAAGATATTTTTTGCTGATTTTATCTTTTGTTTTAAGTTTTTTACTAGGAGTGCCGGCTTTTGAAAATATTAGCTATATTGGTATTGTACAAAGAGGAATTATATTTTTGGATTTAAGTGTAATACTTTGGATATTAGCTATTTTTATTTTTGAGTTATATATAAGCGATAGAGGAATTTGTTCGCACATTTGCCCTCTTGGTGCATTTTATGCAATAATCAGTAAATTTTCTCTCATTAGAGTTCATTACGATATGAAAGATTGCTCAAAATGTATGGATTGCAAAAGCGTATGTCCTGAAAAACATGTTTTAAATATGGTAGGAAAAGAAAATGGTTATGTATCTAGTGAGTGTATAAGTTGCGGTAAATGTATAGACATTTGCAAGCATAACTCACTAAAATTCGATATAAGAAGTTTAAGGAGAAAATAG
- a CDS encoding nitrate reductase cytochrome c-type subunit, giving the protein MKKFAIFLIIIALFIGCSKNGGVISSSDLGLRQNIATEDIKLAPIDWTKEPAGLSTKYKRSFENAPPLISHDLEGQIPITADLNMCLTCHMPEVATSVNATSVPKSHLVSLRTAKDLGGKLDDERYFCLTCHVPQANAKPLVENKFKADFRSKDSVNKSNLLDILNEGVK; this is encoded by the coding sequence ATGAAAAAATTTGCAATATTTTTAATAATAATTGCACTGTTCATTGGTTGTAGTAAAAATGGTGGTGTTATTTCAAGTTCTGATCTTGGATTAAGACAAAACATTGCTACTGAAGATATAAAATTAGCCCCGATTGATTGGACAAAAGAGCCGGCAGGACTTTCTACAAAATATAAAAGATCATTTGAAAATGCACCACCGCTTATTTCTCATGATTTAGAAGGACAAATTCCTATAACTGCTGATTTAAATATGTGCTTAACTTGCCATATGCCAGAGGTTGCAACTAGTGTAAATGCTACATCTGTTCCAAAATCTCATCTTGTAAGTTTAAGAACAGCAAAAGATCTTGGTGGAAAGCTTGACGATGAGAGATATTTTTGTTTAACTTGCCATGTTCCGCAAGCAAATGCAAAGCCTTTGGTTGAAAATAAATTTAAAGCCGATTTTAGATCAAAAGATAGCGTAAATAAATCAAATTTATTAGATATTTTAAACGAAGGCGTTAAGTAA
- a CDS encoding 4Fe-4S ferredoxin, giving the protein MGVIFRLTGSKKPVNPPYFSGKFDCIGCNAPCVLACERNLLKFNETRVEFIVNDYGCNFCAKCADVCVNSVLSTENTKYINAFAKINVNSCLAWNDTVCYNCLDVCKYKAIEYFGVFRPVVHQNCIGCGECVGSCFVKSINLVAKKDL; this is encoded by the coding sequence ATGGGCGTAATTTTTAGATTAACAGGAAGTAAAAAACCTGTTAATCCCCCGTATTTTAGCGGTAAATTTGATTGCATTGGTTGCAATGCGCCTTGTGTTTTAGCTTGTGAGCGAAATTTGCTTAAATTTAATGAAACGAGGGTAGAGTTTATCGTAAATGATTATGGCTGCAATTTTTGTGCGAAGTGTGCCGATGTTTGTGTAAATTCTGTTTTAAGCACTGAAAATACTAAATATATAAACGCTTTTGCAAAAATAAATGTAAATTCATGCCTAGCTTGGAATGATACAGTATGTTATAATTGTTTAGATGTTTGCAAATATAAAGCCATAGAATATTTTGGAGTTTTTAGACCAGTTGTACATCAAAATTGTATAGGATGTGGCGAGTGTGTGGGAAGTTGTTTTGTAAAATCCATAAATTTAGTTGCTAAAAAGGATTTATGA
- a CDS encoding WD40 repeat domain-containing protein — MIKNVILFLIFLTLSYGIEPYDKIELSSNAMSMNLDRNLLFIATDNSSVEVYDINLSKMLEPIKLPYIKTYFSDEIPAKTFSIDTFKDKVMILHEEDFGKKAISLYKKSGLNTINLKNESIKKALFLDENTALLASISNEIYYFDINSSKVIFSFKFSTAALGDITLSKDKKMLYVADEGGTIYVFDTQKKEIVNKFNAHKDSVYSIDCGNSVVVTGSADKNIVVIKDLKMNFVTSSFLVYCVGISSSGKVFAYMDGENSDITIRDTLSMQKITTLQTSMNTINSIIFIDDSTLIASGYGNEILFWRFR; from the coding sequence ATGATAAAAAATGTAATTCTTTTTTTGATTTTTTTAACACTTTCTTATGGCATTGAGCCTTACGATAAGATAGAACTTTCATCAAATGCAATGAGTATGAATTTAGATAGAAATTTGCTTTTCATAGCAACTGATAATTCAAGCGTTGAGGTTTATGATATAAATTTAAGCAAAATGTTAGAACCCATAAAACTTCCTTATATTAAAACATATTTTAGCGATGAAATCCCAGCAAAAACTTTTAGTATAGATACTTTTAAAGATAAAGTAATGATTTTGCATGAAGAAGATTTTGGCAAAAAAGCAATTAGTTTATATAAAAAAAGTGGATTAAATACTATAAATTTGAAAAACGAGTCAATAAAAAAAGCACTCTTTTTAGATGAAAATACAGCACTGCTTGCGTCAATTAGTAATGAAATTTATTATTTTGATATAAATAGTTCCAAAGTTATTTTTTCTTTTAAATTTTCAACTGCAGCTTTGGGCGATATAACGCTTAGCAAAGATAAAAAAATGCTTTATGTTGCTGATGAGGGCGGCACTATTTATGTTTTTGATACACAAAAAAAAGAGATTGTAAATAAATTTAATGCACATAAAGATAGTGTGTATTCTATAGATTGTGGAAATTCGGTTGTAGTAACTGGAAGTGCGGATAAAAATATAGTCGTGATTAAAGATTTAAAAATGAATTTTGTTACTAGTAGTTTTTTGGTTTATTGCGTTGGCATAAGTAGTAGCGGCAAGGTATTTGCTTATATGGATGGTGAAAATAGTGATATAACCATAAGAGATACTCTAAGTATGCAAAAAATCACAACTTTGCAAACTTCTATGAATACTATAAATAGCATTATTTTTATAGATGATTCAACTTTGATTGCATCAGGATATGGTAATGAGATTTTATTTTGGAGGTTTAGATGA
- a CDS encoding chaperone NapD: protein MNISSVVVNVKENFTQQVKKMISDLKGCEIVASNDDKIVVLITALNLDDELKKFKSIEHLKYVNSVSMVYSYQEDIKEDLSQSLIDSFLNDEIDAKNIKYSGDLYKNI, encoded by the coding sequence ATGAATATATCAAGCGTTGTTGTAAATGTAAAGGAAAATTTTACACAGCAAGTAAAAAAGATGATTAGTGATTTAAAAGGATGTGAAATTGTTGCATCAAATGATGATAAGATAGTTGTTTTAATTACAGCTTTAAATTTAGATGATGAGCTAAAAAAATTTAAAAGTATAGAGCATTTAAAATATGTTAATAGTGTATCTATGGTATATTCGTATCAAGAAGATATAAAAGAGGATTTAAGCCAAAGTTTAATTGATAGTTTTTTAAATGATGAGATAGACGCAAAAAATATAAAATATAGCGGCGATTTGTATAAAAATATCTAA
- a CDS encoding PilZ domain-containing protein codes for MLYEDQEFIRENCLSILNSLKNDFQNYAKDKCNEYKKGIVDTYDLQDFCNAVFLSISSEKLDVNSLRLSLKVMFEDINFEKYFLSAMFLRLNYIFSREILSSKRNNLYIAILHLFNITNKIYDDLLALYEQRQTTNRQKTTLNIQSSSGFSLFENIIDSLVRVKNSSNKLHFLNLYDGVKVECDGSIVNVENERVICRVNLMQILAMKEEGNAYIIQDENLPQHLKANIISIDIKNSTVLLGNFSRQAKMPAKDRRFPRVHPNKFTKVTLSSEDGISLVGKLYDISEGGMGVVSSENAGFKNSQIINAKFTLVMPQNSEEFDLNLNFKLVVALNYQGSMRYCFEIVDKNQFGINKIVEFSRQREKETLKELENKLSLYQ; via the coding sequence ATGCTTTACGAAGATCAAGAATTTATAAGAGAAAATTGTTTAAGTATATTAAATTCACTTAAAAACGATTTTCAAAATTATGCAAAAGATAAGTGTAATGAATATAAAAAAGGAATTGTGGATACTTATGATTTACAAGACTTTTGCAATGCCGTTTTTTTATCTATAAGCAGTGAAAAATTAGATGTTAATTCATTGCGTTTGAGTCTTAAAGTAATGTTTGAAGACATAAATTTTGAGAAATATTTTTTATCTGCTATGTTTTTAAGGTTAAATTATATTTTTTCTAGAGAAATTTTGTCATCTAAAAGAAATAATTTATATATAGCCATATTGCATTTATTTAATATCACAAACAAAATTTATGATGATTTACTAGCGTTATATGAACAAAGGCAAACTACAAATAGACAAAAAACTACACTAAATATACAAAGTAGTAGCGGATTTTCTTTATTTGAAAATATCATAGATAGTTTAGTGAGAGTAAAAAATAGCTCAAATAAACTGCATTTTTTAAATTTATACGATGGTGTTAAAGTTGAATGTGATGGAAGTATAGTAAATGTAGAAAACGAAAGAGTGATTTGTAGAGTAAATCTTATGCAAATTTTAGCTATGAAAGAAGAGGGTAATGCCTACATAATTCAAGATGAAAATTTACCACAACATCTAAAAGCAAATATTATATCAATTGATATAAAAAACTCAACTGTATTGCTTGGTAATTTTTCTAGACAAGCAAAGATGCCTGCAAAAGATAGAAGATTTCCAAGAGTTCATCCAAATAAATTTACAAAAGTTACGCTAAGTAGTGAAGATGGTATTAGTTTGGTTGGAAAGCTTTATGATATATCAGAAGGTGGAATGGGTGTAGTTAGCTCAGAAAATGCTGGATTTAAAAACTCGCAGATTATAAATGCTAAATTTACTTTGGTAATGCCTCAAAATTCAGAAGAATTTGATTTAAATTTAAACTTTAAACTCGTTGTAGCACTTAATTATCAAGGATCTATGAGATATTGTTTTGAAATAGTTGATAAAAATCAATTTGGTATAAATAAGATTGTTGAATTTTCTAGACAAAGAGAAAAAGAGACATTAAAAGAACTTGAAAATAAGTTGAGTTTATATCAATAA
- a CDS encoding CheR family methyltransferase codes for MNEKQSLQDNQKFDSLLDVIKQFTGSELIDKKDITKKRLSDFAISKHINSFEQLTNKIIVDRTIRQEVINLITVNETYFYREVHQLESGIHYCKKSDWQMHILCAPCSSGEEVYSLGMIAYSLGLDKSMISITGVDINSQAISKANAAEYQERALQKLALSQKNIFFDKKDDCTYKIKKHLMPRINFKVMNVFDHNFEKMGKFDIIYSRNMLIYFNDEFRLKTIEAFWKLLNQGGRLYVGHADTVPFTDVFKKRSELGIYFYEKV; via the coding sequence ATGAATGAAAAACAATCTTTGCAGGATAATCAAAAATTTGATAGCCTTTTAGATGTCATTAAACAATTCACTGGCTCAGAACTCATAGATAAAAAAGATATCACAAAAAAAAGATTAAGCGATTTTGCTATTTCTAAACACATAAACTCTTTTGAACAACTAACAAATAAAATCATAGTAGATAGGACAATAAGACAAGAGGTTATAAATTTAATAACAGTAAATGAAACATATTTTTACAGAGAAGTTCATCAGCTAGAATCAGGCATACATTATTGCAAAAAAAGTGATTGGCAAATGCATATACTTTGCGCCCCTTGCTCAAGCGGAGAGGAAGTTTATTCGCTTGGAATGATAGCTTATTCGCTTGGATTAGACAAATCAATGATTAGTATAACAGGTGTTGATATAAACTCGCAAGCGATATCAAAAGCAAATGCCGCAGAGTATCAAGAAAGAGCTTTGCAAAAACTCGCTCTTTCTCAAAAAAATATATTTTTTGATAAAAAAGATGATTGCACTTATAAAATAAAAAAACACCTTATGCCAAGAATAAATTTCAAAGTTATGAATGTTTTTGATCATAATTTTGAAAAAATGGGTAAATTTGACATAATTTACTCAAGAAATATGCTTATATATTTTAATGATGAATTTAGGCTAAAAACAATCGAAGCTTTTTGGAAACTTTTAAATCAAGGCGGAAGATTATATGTAGGACATGCAGATACTGTGCCTTTTACAGATGTATTTAAAAAACGAAGCGAACTTGGAATTTATTTTTATGAAAAAGTCTAA
- a CDS encoding CheB methylesterase domain-containing protein produces MAQKIVLIGSSTGGPGHLKKLLLDVDINNCTIIIAQHMSLNFMDTFIQQIKDFFKSETLINRIDKKVFIKSGVYVCTQNSIILPTQPLCIAPYNGDIKTTYNPNVDMLFSSAAKITKLADIMAILLTGIGDDGAKGLFELYKAKAQCVAENEESAIVYGMPKRAKELNPQLLTLNLANIKLKLESFLKENNNE; encoded by the coding sequence ATGGCACAAAAAATTGTTTTAATAGGATCTTCAACTGGCGGACCTGGTCATCTAAAAAAGCTACTTTTAGATGTAGATATAAATAACTGCACTATAATTATAGCTCAACACATGAGTTTAAATTTTATGGATACTTTTATACAACAAATAAAAGATTTTTTTAAAAGTGAAACATTGATAAATAGAATAGATAAAAAAGTATTTATAAAAAGCGGAGTTTATGTTTGTACTCAAAACTCTATAATATTACCAACACAGCCGCTTTGCATAGCACCATACAATGGAGATATCAAAACAACTTATAACCCAAATGTCGATATGCTTTTTTCCTCAGCCGCAAAAATAACAAAATTAGCCGATATAATGGCTATACTTCTTACAGGAATCGGGGATGACGGTGCAAAAGGACTTTTTGAGTTATATAAAGCAAAAGCACAATGTGTAGCTGAAAATGAAGAAAGTGCTATAGTTTATGGTATGCCAAAAAGAGCAAAAGAGCTAAATCCTCAACTATTAACACTTAATTTAGCAAATATCAAATTAAAATTAGAAAGTTTTTTAAAGGAAAATAACAATGAATGA
- a CDS encoding FlhB-like flagellar biosynthesis protein, with translation MAKIKKAVALGYNREKDNAPKVLATGKGEIATKIINLAKEHKIPIKEDTDLVELLSKVDINQEIPQNLYKAVAEIFSFLYKITNKNK, from the coding sequence ATGGCAAAGATAAAAAAAGCTGTAGCGTTAGGATATAATCGCGAAAAAGACAATGCACCAAAAGTTTTAGCAACTGGTAAAGGCGAAATTGCAACAAAAATTATAAATTTAGCAAAAGAACACAAAATTCCAATAAAAGAAGATACTGATTTGGTTGAACTTTTAAGCAAAGTTGATATAAATCAAGAAATACCTCAAAATTTATATAAAGCAGTAGCTGAAATATTTAGCTTCTTATACAAAATAACAAATAAAAATAAGTAG
- a CDS encoding AtpZ/AtpI family protein: MSKTNEIIKGANALSLGISMVVAVFLGIGLGYLLKKFTGIGFLFWIGVGFGIIAAILNVYKAYKTQLSSLDELKNDPKYKNLKYEEDKEDDE, translated from the coding sequence ATGTCAAAAACAAACGAAATTATAAAAGGTGCAAACGCGCTAAGCCTTGGCATATCGATGGTTGTTGCTGTATTTTTGGGTATAGGGCTTGGGTATTTGCTTAAAAAATTTACTGGAATTGGATTTTTATTTTGGATAGGTGTTGGTTTTGGAATAATTGCGGCTATTTTAAATGTGTATAAAGCGTATAAAACTCAATTATCGTCATTAGATGAACTAAAAAATGATCCAAAATACAAAAACCTAAAATACGAAGAAGATAAAGAAGATGATGAATAA